In a genomic window of Mucilaginibacter sp. KACC 22063:
- the rpoC gene encoding DNA-directed RNA polymerase subunit beta' has translation MSYKKDNKIKSNFTSITISLASPESILERSSGEVLKPETINYRTYKPERDGLFCERIFGPVKDYECHCGKYKRIRYKGIVCDRCGVEVTEKKVRRERMGHINLVVPVAHIWYFRSLPNKIGYLLGLPTKKLDLIIYYERYVVIQPGIKEADGISKMDFLTEEEYLDVLDTLPKENQYLDDKDPQKFVAKMGAEALEELLKRIDLDQLSYDLRHQAANETSQQRKNEALKRLQVVEAFRDAKTRIDNNPEWMIVKIVPVIPPELRPLVPLEGGRFATSDLNDLYRRVIIRNNRLKRLIEIKAPEVILRNEKRMLQEAVDSLFDNSRKVNAVKTEGNRALKSLSDILKGKQGRFRQNLLGKRVDYSARSVIVVGPNLKLHECGLPKDMAAELFKPFIIRKMIERGVVKTVKSAKKIVDRKDPLVWDILENVLKGHPVLLNRAPTLHRLGIQAFQPKLVEGKAIQLHPLTCTAFNADFDGDQMAVHVPLGNAAILEAQILMLASHNILNPANGTPITVPSQDMVLGLYYITKGRKTDETRVVKGEGLSFYSPEEVIIAYNEKKVDLHAFIKVKVNVKERDGSIVNKLTETTVGRVLFNQVVPEEVGYINELLTKKSLRDIIGEVVKITGMARAAQFLDEIKELGFQMAFRGGLSFNLQDVNIPAQKVTLIEQASKEVEEVMNNYNMGFITNNERYNQIIDIWTRINNRLTANVMDILSKDNQGFNSVYMMLDSGARGSKEQIRQLAGMRGLMAKPQKSGSGGEIIENPILSNFKEGLSVLEYFISTHGARKGLADTALKTADAGYLTRRLHDVAQDMIVGEPDCGTLRGIFTTALKDNEDIVEPLYDRILGRTSLHDVFDPINNELLVSAGQDIDEDIAKRIENSPLEGIEIRSVLTCESKRGVCALCYGRNLASGKRVQAGEAVGVIAAQSIGEPGTQLTLRTFHVGGTASNIAAESQINARYDGIIEFENVRTVEFQTAEDGPVDVVLGRSGEFRIIEEGSNKVIMTNNIPYGSYLYIKDGSKITKGDRICSWDPYNAVIISEFSGKAQFDAVLEGITFREESDEQTGHREKVIIDTRDKTKNPVIQIVDKTGNVIKGYNIPVGAHIAVDENEKIQTGQVIAKIPRSTGKTRDITGGLPRVTELFEARNPSNPAVVTEIDGVVTLGGVKRGNREITIESRDGQVKKYLVPLSKHILVQDNDFIKAGMPLSDGSISPADILAIKGPAAVQEYLVNGIQEVYRLQGVKINDKHFEVIVHQMMQKVQIEDPGDTRFLEREAVDGWDFMMENDDIFDKKVVVEPGDSNNLKAGQIVSLRKLRDENSVLKRKDLKLVEVRDAIAATSSPVLQGITRASLGTKSFISAASFQETTKVLNEAAIAGKKDKMLGLKENVIVGHLIPSGTGMRIYDNIRVGSQEEFDRLMASKTEEAEA, from the coding sequence ATGTCTTACAAAAAGGATAATAAAATCAAAAGTAACTTTACCAGCATTACCATCAGCTTAGCCTCACCAGAGTCTATTCTTGAGCGTTCAAGCGGTGAAGTTTTAAAACCAGAAACCATCAACTACAGGACTTATAAACCTGAGCGTGATGGTTTGTTCTGCGAGCGTATTTTTGGTCCGGTTAAAGATTACGAATGCCATTGCGGTAAATACAAACGTATCCGTTACAAAGGTATCGTGTGCGACCGTTGCGGTGTTGAAGTAACCGAGAAGAAAGTACGTCGTGAGCGTATGGGCCACATTAACCTGGTGGTTCCTGTTGCACATATCTGGTACTTCCGTTCTTTACCCAACAAAATCGGTTATTTATTAGGCCTGCCTACTAAAAAGCTTGATTTAATTATTTATTACGAGCGTTATGTAGTTATCCAGCCAGGTATTAAAGAAGCTGACGGAATTTCTAAAATGGATTTCCTTACAGAAGAAGAGTACCTTGACGTGTTAGATACCCTTCCAAAAGAAAACCAATATCTTGACGACAAAGATCCTCAGAAATTTGTGGCTAAGATGGGTGCTGAAGCTTTGGAAGAACTGTTAAAACGTATCGACCTTGATCAGCTTTCATACGACTTACGTCACCAGGCTGCCAACGAAACTTCTCAGCAACGTAAAAACGAGGCATTAAAACGCCTTCAGGTAGTTGAGGCCTTCCGTGATGCCAAAACACGTATAGATAATAACCCTGAGTGGATGATCGTAAAGATTGTTCCGGTTATCCCGCCAGAATTGCGTCCGTTAGTGCCATTAGAAGGTGGCCGTTTCGCAACTTCTGACTTAAATGACCTTTATCGTCGTGTTATTATCCGTAACAACCGTTTAAAACGTTTGATTGAGATCAAAGCACCGGAAGTAATTTTACGTAACGAAAAACGTATGCTTCAGGAAGCGGTTGACTCTTTATTTGATAACTCACGTAAAGTAAACGCTGTTAAAACTGAAGGTAATCGTGCCCTTAAATCACTTTCTGATATCCTGAAAGGTAAACAAGGCCGTTTCCGTCAAAACTTATTAGGTAAACGTGTGGATTACTCTGCCCGTTCGGTAATTGTTGTAGGTCCTAACCTTAAATTACACGAGTGCGGTTTACCAAAAGATATGGCTGCCGAGCTGTTTAAACCATTCATCATTCGTAAAATGATCGAAAGAGGTGTGGTTAAAACTGTAAAATCAGCTAAAAAGATTGTTGACCGTAAAGACCCGCTTGTTTGGGATATCCTTGAAAACGTATTGAAAGGACACCCTGTATTACTAAACCGTGCGCCTACGCTGCACCGTTTGGGTATTCAGGCATTCCAGCCAAAACTGGTTGAAGGTAAAGCGATCCAGTTGCACCCGTTAACCTGTACTGCGTTCAACGCCGACTTTGACGGTGACCAGATGGCGGTACACGTACCGCTGGGTAACGCAGCTATATTAGAAGCTCAGATCTTGATGCTGGCTTCGCACAACATTTTGAACCCTGCTAACGGTACACCTATTACAGTACCTTCTCAGGACATGGTATTGGGTCTTTATTACATTACTAAAGGCCGTAAAACCGACGAAACACGTGTTGTGAAAGGTGAAGGTTTAAGCTTCTATTCTCCGGAAGAAGTAATTATCGCTTACAACGAGAAGAAAGTTGACCTGCATGCCTTTATCAAAGTAAAAGTAAATGTTAAAGAACGCGATGGCAGCATCGTTAATAAACTAACTGAAACTACTGTAGGCCGTGTGTTATTTAACCAGGTTGTACCAGAAGAAGTTGGTTACATCAACGAGCTGTTAACTAAAAAATCGCTTCGTGATATTATCGGTGAAGTGGTAAAAATCACAGGTATGGCACGTGCAGCACAATTCCTTGACGAGATTAAGGAGTTGGGCTTTCAGATGGCATTCCGTGGTGGTTTATCATTTAACCTGCAGGACGTAAACATCCCTGCACAAAAAGTGACGCTTATTGAGCAGGCTTCGAAAGAAGTTGAAGAAGTAATGAATAACTATAACATGGGTTTCATTACCAACAACGAGCGTTACAACCAGATCATCGATATCTGGACCCGTATCAACAACAGGCTTACTGCAAACGTAATGGATATCCTGTCTAAGGATAACCAAGGCTTTAACTCTGTGTACATGATGCTTGATTCAGGTGCACGTGGTTCTAAAGAGCAGATCCGTCAGTTAGCTGGTATGCGTGGTCTGATGGCGAAACCTCAGAAATCAGGTTCAGGTGGCGAGATCATCGAAAACCCAATTCTTTCAAACTTTAAAGAAGGGCTTTCGGTATTAGAGTACTTTATCTCTACCCACGGTGCCCGTAAAGGTTTGGCGGATACGGCGTTAAAAACAGCGGATGCTGGTTACTTAACCCGTCGTTTGCATGACGTTGCCCAGGATATGATTGTTGGTGAGCCAGACTGCGGTACTTTACGCGGTATCTTTACCACAGCGTTGAAAGACAATGAGGATATTGTTGAGCCATTGTATGATCGTATTTTAGGCCGTACTTCACTGCATGATGTATTTGACCCAATTAATAACGAACTGTTAGTATCTGCCGGTCAGGATATCGATGAAGATATTGCTAAGAGAATTGAGAACTCTCCGCTTGAAGGTATCGAAATCCGTTCAGTATTAACATGCGAGAGCAAACGTGGTGTTTGTGCCCTTTGCTACGGCCGTAACCTTGCTTCAGGTAAGCGAGTACAGGCTGGTGAGGCTGTCGGTGTAATTGCTGCACAGTCAATCGGTGAGCCAGGTACACAGTTAACACTTCGTACATTCCACGTGGGTGGTACTGCATCTAACATTGCTGCTGAATCTCAGATCAATGCACGTTATGACGGTATTATTGAATTTGAGAACGTACGTACTGTAGAATTCCAAACTGCTGAAGATGGTCCGGTTGACGTAGTTTTAGGCCGTTCAGGTGAATTCCGTATCATTGAAGAAGGTAGCAATAAAGTGATCATGACCAATAACATTCCATACGGTTCATACCTGTATATAAAGGATGGTAGCAAGATCACCAAAGGCGACCGTATCTGTTCATGGGATCCGTATAACGCCGTTATTATTTCAGAATTCTCAGGTAAGGCTCAATTTGATGCTGTTTTGGAAGGTATTACTTTCCGTGAAGAGTCGGATGAGCAAACCGGTCACCGCGAAAAAGTAATTATTGATACCAGGGACAAAACCAAAAACCCGGTTATCCAGATTGTTGATAAAACCGGTAATGTAATTAAAGGTTATAACATCCCGGTAGGTGCGCACATAGCAGTTGACGAGAACGAAAAAATACAAACCGGACAGGTAATTGCTAAAATTCCACGTTCAACAGGTAAAACCCGTGACATCACCGGTGGTCTGCCTCGTGTAACAGAGTTATTTGAGGCACGTAACCCATCTAACCCGGCTGTAGTAACCGAAATTGATGGTGTGGTGACTTTAGGTGGTGTTAAACGTGGTAACCGTGAAATAACTATCGAGTCTCGTGACGGACAGGTTAAGAAATACTTAGTACCGCTTTCTAAACACATCCTTGTACAGGATAATGACTTTATTAAAGCTGGTATGCCATTGTCTGATGGTTCTATTTCACCTGCTGATATCCTTGCAATTAAAGGCCCTGCTGCAGTACAAGAGTATCTTGTAAATGGTATTCAGGAAGTTTACCGTTTGCAGGGTGTGAAGATCAACGATAAGCACTTTGAGGTTATTGTTCACCAGATGATGCAGAAAGTACAGATCGAGGATCCGGGTGATACCCGTTTCTTAGAAAGAGAAGCTGTAGATGGTTGGGATTTCATGATGGAGAATGACGATATTTTTGATAAGAAAGTAGTTGTTGAGCCGGGAGATTCAAATAACCTTAAAGCCGGCCAGATCGTATCACTGCGTAAACTACGCGATGAGAACTCTGTATTGAAACGTAAAGACCTTAAACTGGTTGAAGTGCGCGATGCAATTGCAGCTACATCAAGCCCGGTATTACAAGGTATCACACGTGCATCATTAGGTACCAAGTCGTTTATCTCGGCAGCATCATTCCAGGAAACTACCAAGGTACTGAATGAGGCAGCTATTGCAGGTAAGAAAGACAAAATGCTTGGCTTGAAAGAGAACGTGATTGTAGGTCACTTAATTCCTTCAGGTACAGGTATGCGTATTTATGATAACATCAGAGTAGGCTCGCAAGAAGAGTTTGACCGCCTGATGGCTTCTAAAACTGAAGAAGCAGAAGCTTAA
- a CDS encoding polysaccharide biosynthesis/export family protein yields the protein MIKHLKAYIIFPLMLVFFSSCFNERKITYFQKGTNGKDTIEIAKKYIPRIQSEDILSIYVNSLSPEASSFFNPYTANVATTAQAPDAGTGLTQAAAPGYLVDVEGRITLPLIGTVNVNNLTINEATEKIKKQLEIYLKEPTVVVRFLNYKVSVLGEVVKPGIYVVPNERITLPEAITIAGDLTTFAKRDQIEIIRDVDGKKEFAEVDLTKRDVFASPYYYLHSNDIIYVKASKAKVAQSDILLRVLPIAISALSLIIVLLK from the coding sequence ATGATTAAACATTTAAAAGCTTACATAATTTTTCCGTTGATGCTGGTCTTTTTCTCTTCATGTTTTAATGAAAGGAAGATCACTTATTTTCAAAAGGGGACTAATGGAAAAGATACTATTGAAATAGCGAAAAAATATATTCCGCGTATACAATCAGAAGATATACTGTCTATTTATGTTAATTCGTTAAGCCCCGAGGCCAGCAGTTTTTTTAACCCATATACTGCAAATGTTGCCACTACGGCACAAGCCCCTGATGCGGGAACCGGATTAACTCAAGCTGCTGCGCCTGGCTACCTTGTAGATGTGGAAGGCAGAATCACCCTGCCGCTTATAGGTACGGTAAATGTAAATAACCTTACTATTAACGAAGCTACTGAAAAAATTAAAAAGCAGCTGGAGATTTATCTGAAAGAGCCTACCGTAGTTGTAAGGTTTTTAAATTATAAGGTTTCTGTTTTGGGCGAGGTTGTAAAACCCGGAATTTATGTTGTGCCTAATGAGCGAATAACCCTGCCCGAAGCTATAACTATTGCAGGTGACCTTACCACATTTGCAAAAAGAGATCAGATAGAGATTATAAGAGATGTTGATGGCAAAAAAGAATTTGCTGAAGTTGACCTTACTAAAAGAGATGTATTTGCTTCTCCATATTATTACCTGCACAGCAATGATATCATTTATGTGAAAGCATCAAAAGCAAAGGTAGCTCAATCTGATATACTTTTAAGGGTGTTGCCTATTGCAATTTCAGCACTATCATTAATAATTGTTTTACTTAAATAA
- a CDS encoding DUF3467 domain-containing protein — MEESNESQLNIELSEDIAEGIYSNLAVITHSNAEFVVDFIRVLPGVPKAKVKSRIILTPEHAKRLLTALKENIEKFEDANGRIRTHEEGSLGFNFGGTIGQA; from the coding sequence ATGGAAGAATCGAACGAGTCACAATTGAATATTGAACTTTCTGAGGATATTGCAGAAGGTATATACTCGAACTTAGCGGTAATTACCCATTCAAATGCTGAGTTTGTGGTTGATTTTATCCGGGTTTTACCGGGAGTACCTAAAGCAAAAGTAAAATCAAGAATTATACTTACGCCTGAACATGCAAAACGGCTGTTAACAGCGCTTAAAGAGAATATAGAGAAATTTGAAGATGCCAATGGACGCATTCGCACCCATGAAGAAGGAAGCCTTGGTTTTAATTTCGGTGGCACCATAGGGCAGGCTTAA